In the genome of Phlebotomus papatasi isolate M1 chromosome 2, Ppap_2.1, whole genome shotgun sequence, one region contains:
- the LOC129802261 gene encoding uncharacterized protein LOC129802261 — MSQNSEKNYLGFDDVAVYRIPMKKYRKRACRSTRDQHSAFVEYIEKRPCVLDPTHSAYERVWDELTTILNARGPRRTSDQWQTNLRDWRYATAFKYKRAKKMGIWNLTEVEEKFLKITGRMPRDSKDKNLVILSSDDDTQPPKLELSTEVEDEEEVGDETPVLMEVTQSPQREEFEESGAENPDISSVWFPENKKEIMIDVTEEGEDVLKQPQSQKQVLTSPKQFICNPMRKWTEQEVSCLISYIKSTLWDFEKPKPDVYYRRFLSMYPSISFDVGMKWSIVKGKITFLRQQYGQAKAWLKGTFGMDLPFKSLSVKAQVQLLTRCPHYRELDEIFTTKIRPVPGKIADGDSNSKMPGSDLKITLPPQITVRNLKTKQVLSKSLIPSSSRTEILQESPSNASKELQEEKLDLEIRRFELEKRRYEHEKYMNRQRFLFESDMRKKEQELRKLELENERLEVEKMVEIERLRLRQEERVERFKIEMEYELKE; from the exons ATGTCGCAAAACTCTGAAAAGAACTATTTAG GCTTCGACGATGTGGCTGTTTATCGGATCCCGATGAAAAAGTACCGGAAACGGGCATGCCGGAGCACAAGAGATCAGCATTCGGCCTTTGTGGAGTACATTGAGAAGCGTCCCTGTGTCCTGGATCCCACGCATTCGGCGTACGAGCGAGTCTGGGATGAACTGACCACAATTCTCAATGCCAGAGGTCCACGTCGGACGTCGGATCAGTGGCAGACGAATCTGAGGGATTGGCGTTATGCCACAGCCTTCAAGTACAAGCGAGCTAAGAAGATGGGTATCTGGAATCTGACGGAAGTTGAGGAGAAATTCCTAAAAATAACGGGACGGATGCCAAGGGACTCTAAGGATAAGAACCTGGTGATTTTGTCTTCCGATGATGATACCCAGCCACCAAAACTTGAACTTAGCACTGAAGTGGAAGATGAGGAAGAGGTTGGGGATGAGACTCCTGTTCTCATGGAAGTGACACAGTCGCCTCAGCGGGAAGAATTTGAAGAGAGTGGGGCAGAAAATCCGGATATTTCTTCTGTGTGGTTCCCGGAGAACAAAAAAGAGATTATGATTGATGTTACGGAGGAGGGAGAGGATGTTCTGAAGCAGCCTCAGAGTCAGAAGCAGGTCCTGACCAGTCCCAAACAATTCATCTGCAATCCAATGAGGAAGTGGACAGAACAGGAAGTCAGTTGTCTCATTAGCTACATCAAGAGTACTCTGTGGGACTTTGAGAAGCCAAAGCCTGATGTTTACTACCGAAGATTCCTGTCCATGTATCCTTCAATTTCCTTCGATGTTGGCATGAAGTGGAGCATAGTCAAAGGGAAGATTACCTTCCTCCGGCAGCAGTATGGGCAGGCCAAGGCATGGCTCAAAGGAACCTTTGGGATGGATTTGCCTTTTAAAAGTCTCTCGGTCAAAGCACAAG TTCAACTGCTCACAAGGTGTCCTCACTATCGGGAATTGGATGAGATCTTCACTACAAAAATCCGTCCAGTGCCCGGGAAGATTGCGGATGGAGATAGCAATTCAAAGATGCCTGGGAGTGATTTGAAGATCACCCTCCCGCCCCAAATAACAGTGAGAAACTTGAAGACAAAGCAAGTTCTCAGCAAAAGCCTCATCCCATCGTCATCCAGGACGGAAATCCTGCAAGAATCACCATCAAATGCGTCTAAGGAGTTGCAGGAGGAGAAGTTGGATCTTGAGATTCGGCGTTTTGAGCTGGAGAAGAGGAGGTACGAGCATGAGAAGTACATGAACCGGCAGAGGTTTCTCTTCGAAAGTGACATGCGGAAGAAGGAGCAGGAACTGAGGAAACTGGAGTTGGAGAATGAACGACTGGAAGTGGAGAAGATGGTGGAGATTGAGAGGTTACGGCTGAGGCAGGAGGAACGCGTGGAGAGATTCAAAATCGAGATGGAATATGAGTTGAaagaataa
- the LOC129802270 gene encoding uncharacterized protein LOC129802270 → MEEQNFDPNESFDEAMSPVNIAESSDSDDDAPLKKKAFVQKSDKPAPPTQPEDTSGQKIRANEIRNLLQYLKDHPYTPDITYETYYRRYLKLHPEALVGWQCLYSRVLGMRRQYMLTKKWLHENVADIDENDIEKEVKLRCPFFYELDEVFKDKAFHVGQASQESEGKKPQRDTSVSNGVTVEQFPEVLQDRNDEIEVKRLEFERRKLNFESMKFEKENALAKERLLFETNMQQKEMELRKYEIETKRMYVENMMEVQKMRLEKEERLKMFRIELENKFKSREQNK, encoded by the exons ATGGAAGAGCAAAATTTCGATCCCAATGAGAGTTTCGATGAGGCTATGAG CCCCGTAAATATTGCTGAATCTTCCGACTCTGACGATGATGCTCCGCTCAAGAAAAAGGCTTTTGTTCAGAAATCAGACAAGCCAGCACCTCCAACACAACCAGAAGATAcctcaggtcaaaaaatcagGGCCAATGAGATACGGAATCTTCTTCAGTACTTGAAAGATCATCCCTACACGCCGGACATCACCTACGAAACCTACTACCGGAGGTACCTCAAGCTCCATCCGGAAGCTCTAGTTGGGTGGCAGTGTCTCTACTCGAGGGTTCTGGGTATGAGGAGACAGTACATGCTCACGAAGAAATGGCTCCATGAAAATGTGGCGGATATTGACgaaaatgatatagaaaaag AAGTGAAACTGCGGTGTCCGTTCTTCTATGAATTGGATGAAGTGTTCAAAGATAAGGCATTTCACGTGGGTCAGGCATCACAGGAATCCGAAGGGAAGAAACCACAGAGAGATACTTCGGTGAGTAATGGTGTGACTGTAGAGCAATTTCCTGAGGTGCTTCAGGACAGGAATGACGAGATTGAGGTAAAGCGATTGGAATTTGAAAGGAGGAAACTCAATTTTGAGAGCATGAAATTTGAGAAGGAGAATGCCTTGGCGAAGGAAAGGCTGCTATTCGAGACGAATATGCAGCAGAAGGAAATGGAGTTGCGGAAGTACGAAATTGAGACAAAGCGGATGTACGTGGAAAATATGATGGAGGTGCAGAAGATGAGGTTGGAGAAGGAGGAGAGACTGAAGATGTTTCGTATTGAGTTGGAGAATAAATTCAAGAGTAGAGagcagaataaataa
- the LOC129802274 gene encoding cilia- and flagella-associated protein 276, translating into MMEIEQKRNYSYLPDLEREGRFLKNLPQPAEVGEKTWKEKLSPNNRVFYHQTLSSARHCAIFQESGDTPKDSLDVVLSSRYNHSDDLWHTKAQIYTQPETCGQATFRRLRNSVDSPAPKSQPLSHPLCIGGLTERISPHSVKLIHSGPHTPLTNPGYSRQTSDGNFFNY; encoded by the exons ATGATGGAAATTgaacaaaaaagaaattattcataTCTTCCGGATCTTGAACGGGAAGGTAGATTTCTAAAAAATCTTCCTCAACCGGCTGAAGTTGGTGAGAAGACGTGGAAGGAGAAACTATCACCAAACAATCGTGTCTTTTACCATCAAACTCTCAGCTCAGCTCGACACTGTGCCATCTTCCAGGAGTCTGG GGATACCCCAAAGGATTCTCTGGATGTAGTTCTTTCCTCTCGATATAATCACAGTGATGACTTGTGGCATACCAAGGCTCAGATTTATACCCAACCTGAAACTTGTGGCCAGGCAACCTTTCGACGCCTGAGGAATTCTGTGGATTCTCCTGCTCCAAAATCTCAGCCTCTCAGTCATCCTTTGTGCATTGGAGGCCTTACTGAGAGAATTTCTCCGCACAGTGTAAAACTGATCCACAGCGGACCTCATACTCCTCTTACAAATCCAGGATACTCCCGCCAGACCAGCGATGGGAATTTCTTTAATTACTAG